The window GGGGCAGCTGCTGCTGTTCACCTCCAGCAGCTACACCCGGGGCCGCGCGAACTACAGCCTGTACTCGTCGGCGAAGGCCGCCATGGTCAACCTGACGCAGGCGCTGGCCGACGAGTGGGCCGAGGACCACATCCGGGTGAACTGCGTGAACCCGGAGCGCACCGCCACCCCGATGCGCGTCAAGGCCTTCGGCGAGGAGCCGACCGGTTCCCTGCTGAGCTCCGAGGCGGTGGCGCTGACCTCGCTGGACGTCCTGCTGTCCACGATGACCGGACACGTCGTCGACGTGCGCCGGCAGGACCCGACGACCAACGCGGCGCAGCGGTCGGCCTTCGAGGCGGCGCTGGCGGCGGTCCTGGTCCAGACGGCCGGGGACGAGGGAGTCTAGGCGTGACGTACGCACCCGGACCGGGCCAGGAGCAGCACCGCCCGAGGATCTTCGTGGCGGGCGGGTCGAACTCGGTCCACCGGCCCTACAGCTTCCTGCCGATGGCGGGCTGGACCCAGGCGCTGCCGCTGTTCCTCCACGAGGCGGTGGAAGTGGTGAACTGCTCCCGGGCGCGCGCCAGCTCCAAGAGCTTCCGGGAGCGCGGCCGGCTCCAGTGGATCCTGGACACCATGCGGCCGGGTGACTACCTGCTCTTCGGGTTCGGGCAAACGGACTGGAAGCCGGACCCCGGGCTGCACACCGAGCCGTTCTCCACCTTCCTGGAGCACATGACGGCGTACGTCCACGGGACCCGCGAGCGCGGTGCGCACCCGGTGATCCTGCTGCCGTACGAGCGGCGGCGGATCGACCGGCACGGCAACGTCGCGCGCTTCCTCGGGGACTACCCGGTCGCCGCACGGCAGTTGGCCGAGGACGAGCACGTTCCGGTCGTCGACCTGTACGAGCAGAGCCTCCAGTGGTGGGAGGAACTCGGGCCGGAGGCCTCCAAGGCCGTCTTCACCTACCTGCGGCCGGGCGAGCCCCTCCAGGAGCACGTGCTGGACGGGGACAACGTGCACCTGCGGGCCGAGGGCGCGATCGAGTGCGCGCGCTTCATCGCCCGCAGCATGCTGGAGCAGGGCGTGATCCCCGCGCACTGGGGCCGTGACCTCGACCGGACCCGTTTCTCGTACGAGGAACTGGGCTGGCTGGACGAGGAGACCTTCTGGCACCGCACCAAGACCCGTGTGTCGAAGATGCCGGGGGCCCCGGCCGGCGCCCCCGCGAACAAGGAGTCCGGCGCGTGAACCACCTCCTCGGCCGGGGCCGGGCCCTCGGCTCGGATCCCTCCCAGGGCGCCGCCTACGCGGGCCTGTACTCCTCGGCGGACCCGCGACTCGGCGTGGCCCCCGGCGAGGTCGTCCAGTTCGGCCTCTCGGTCGCGGTGGACCGGACGGGCTCGCGCGGCTGCGCGTACCTCCTGGCGGCCCCGCTGACCGCCGCCGGCGAGATCGTCGGCCTCCAGGGGCTGGAGTACTTCCCCCGGCAGCGCTGGTTCCGGGTGCGCGCGGAGGCGGGTGAGACCGGTACCGGTGTCCTGCAGCTGCGGGCCGCCGAGAACGCCAAGGCCCCCCGGATCCGTCCCCAGATCATGGTGGGCGTCCCGGACGCGACCGGACGCAAGATGGTCCGTACGGCCCGACTCGACACTCAGGCCCTGCCGTTGCGCCGGCCCGCCGCGCGCGGCCTGCGCATCGCGACCGAGCCGAACACCCCCGGCGCGGTGCACGTGCTGTCGGGCGCGCCCGCGGGGTCCGCGGCGGTCTCCGTGACCCGGCCGGGCCACGGAGACGCGCAGCTGTCGTACGACGGGTGGGTGACCTACACGCCCGACCCGGGCTTCGTCGGGTACGACCGCTTCGCGTACGTGGTGGGCACCCCCGGGGCGGGCGAGCAGACCTCGCACGTCAACGTCTTCGTCGGCGAACTCGCCGCCACGCCGGGCGCGTTCCCGGAACACACGACGGACGTCGCCTTCCGCCCCTGGCAGTGGCCCGAACTGACCGGCGAGATGCCGTGGCCCGTGCCCGCGCCCCAGCGGTCCCCGCAGAACTGAAGAGGATCACTCGACCATGAACACAGCCGTCGTGAACGTCATCGACGTGACGGTCGCCGTCCGGGTCCGCGATCAGGCCGCCGAACTCGACGCCTGTCTGGCCTCCCTCGTCGGGCAGTCGATCGGCACGGACCGGCTGGAGATCATCGCCGTCGACGACGGGTCCACGGACGACAGCGGATCCGTTTTGGCCAGGGCCGCGCACCAGTACCCCTTCCTCCGCATGGGCCTGGTCACCCACGGGCAGAGCCCGGCGGCGGCCCGCAACTGGGCGCTGAGTCAGGTGCGCGGACGGTACGTGATCTTCCTGGAGGCCTGCGACCGGCTGGCGCCCGACGCGTTGGAACGGATGGTCACGGCGGCGGACACCAACGAGGCCGACGTGGTGCTCGGCAAGTTGGAGAGCTCGGGCCGGCACACCGTCGCGACGTCGATGTTCCGCAAGAACCAGCCCTACACGGACGTGGACGCCTCCCGCGTCTACTGGTCGCTGACCCCGGACAAGCTGTTCCGCACCAGCATGCTCCAGCGGCGCGGGCTGGCCTTCCCCACCGACATGCTGATCGGCGACGACCAGGCCTTCACCGCCGCCGCGTTCATCGGGGCGGACAACGTCTCCGTCGTCGGCGACGCGACCTGTGTGGTCAAGGGGGCCTCGCCCGCCTCCCCGGCGGGGCTCGCGGACCGGGTGGCCCTGGTCTCGCGGATGCTGGCGTTGGTCGACGCCCAGGTGCCGGAGGGGCCGCGCCGGGACCGTCTGCACTCCCGCCACCTGGAGGTGGAGCTCGGCAAGGCGACCGCGGCCGCGCTGTTGTCCGCCACGGATCCGACGGAGGCCGAGCAGGCCCTGTGGGCGGCGGCCGAGGTGCTGCGGACCCAGGCCCGTGCGGGGGCGCTCGCGCTGCTGCCGCGCACGCTCGCGGTGCGGTTCGCGCTGCTGGCGCAGGGCAGGATCGCCGAGGCGCGGTCGATGGCCGCCTTCGAGGCGGACAAGAACCGGCCGGGCGTCCGCAAGACCGTGGAGGGTGGCCGGGTGTACACCGGGCTGCCGTTCTTCCGCGATCCGCAGGTCGGCCTGCCCGACGAACTCTTCGACATCACCGACGACATGACGGTCAGTCACGAGTTGCAGAAGCTCCGCTGGGACGGGGCGATGCTGCTGCTCGACGGGTACGGGTTCTTCGAGCAGTTGTCGACGAAGGAGCGGGCCACCCGCGTGGTGCTGCGGGAGCGGACCACCGGCGCCCAGGAGACGTACGCCGTGACCGCTCGGCGGGACGACACCCTCACCAACGCCAAGGGCAACGCGCGGGCGATGGGCCGTTTCTCGGCCCGGATCAACCTGGCGCAGACCGCGATCGGCCGACCGCTCCCGCCGGGCATCTGGGAGGTCCACCTCGCCGTGAGTTTCGAGGGAGTGTCCCAAGAGGTGCGGCTCGGCCCGAAGCGGGCGGCCGAGGTGGACCCGACGGCCCGGATGCCGGTCCGCGTCGCCGCCTCGCCCGACGCCCCGGAGACGGAGCTGGTCGCGACCCTGTTCTACACCGAAACGGGCGGCTTGTGCGTCGAGGTCGCTCAGCGCTTCCCGGTACCGGGTCGCGGCTGAGGGGACCCGACGGTGTCCCAGGGGCCGAACACCAGCCCCTGGGCCGGGTCCTGTCGCGTGAGGACGAGCGCGCCGTCGCGGTCGAAGGCGGCCACCACGATCCGCCCGGACGCGTCGACGGCGGGCTGGGGGGTCAGCGCGCCGTGGCCGCCGAGGGAGGCCCGCCAGGTGCCGTAGGCCTCGTTCTCGGTGACGTAGGCGGTGAGTTCGACGCCGCCGTCCGCGCCGATGTGCGTGAGGACCGTGCAGTCGTAGCCGCCGAGCATCGTGCGGACCACGCCCGGCGCGCCCCGGCCGCCGGCGTCGCCGAGGCCCACCAGCGTTCCCTGGAGCCCCTGTTCACCGGCGCGCCAGGCGACCAGCGAGCCGTCGCCCGGGTAGCGCCAGAAGTACGTCACCCGGCGGGGGCCCGTCTCGCACACCGCGGTCGTGCCGGGGACGACGGGGGACGGCACCCGGTCGGCGTGCCGGAACCGGCCCTGTCCGGCGCCCGTCCAGCGGTCGGCGCCGGCGGGGCCGAGGGCGAGCAGTTCCAGCGGGCCGCCCACCGGCATCAGCGGGGTGACCTCGCCGTCGTAGGGGTCCGGGGACAACTGCTTCCAACCACCCCACACGCCCTCGGCGTTGCGGCTGCACCGCAGGATGCCCCCGTGGCGCAGGGACACCAGCACGTGCACGGAGCCGGAGCGCTGGTTGACGGCGACGCGGGGCGGGCCGGTCGGCACGTCGTCGGTGGGGCCGCCGCGGACGTGGGGAACACCGAGGCCACGCCAATCGGTGAGGGCGCGGCCTGACTGGAACTGGGTGGAGACGGCGATCTCCGGTCTGCCCGAACCGTCCCGGGCGGTGACCGGCGCGGCGAAGTGGACATATCCCTCACGGCTTCGGGCCATGGCCGCGGAGCCGGTCCACCCGGGAACCTCGAACCTCTCCGGGCCCGTCCACCCGGAGGCGGGGGCGGCGGCCTCGGTCCAGCGCAGCAGTCCGTCCGGCCCGCAGGCGTAGGCCGTCAGGCGGCCGTCGCCGCCCGTGAACAGCCATGTTCCGGCCGGGGGTCGGACCGGCGGAAGGGCCGGTCGACCCGCGTCGCCGGACGCCGCCCCGCGCGCGGAGAAAGCCGTCCGACCGGCGCTGTTGCCTCGCATCACGCCGTCCATCCGCCCTTCCGTCGAGTGCTGTCCGTCGTTCCTCCGACGGCCTTTCACCGAAAAGGACCAGCCACTCGAAAGCGTGTCCTATGATTCACCCCATCTATAATAGAAGGGCTCCGCCTCCATGATTGACCGGCCCTCGGCACCGGCCCCGGCCTCCTCCCCTGTCTCCCGGCGAAAGCCGCGACGCGGCAGGCGCGTCCTGTGGATCGTGCTCTCGGTGGCGGCCCTGCTCGTCCTCGCGGTCGGCGGCGCCGGCTGGTGGACCTACAGCCACCTCAACTCGAACATCTCCAGCGTCGACCTGAACCAGGCGATCGGCGACAACCGCCCGAAGAAGGTCGTCGAGAACGCCCAGAACGTGCTGGTCCTCGGGTCCGATTCACGGGCCGGGGCCAACGGCGACCTCGACCACGGCGACGTCAGCGGCGCCCGCTCCGACACCGCCATGCTGGTGCACATACCCGAGGGCCGCTCCAGGGCCACCGCGGTGAGCATCCCCCGCGACACCCTGATCAGCCGGCCCGAGTGCAAGGACAACGACGGCGGCACCGCGCCCGCCGCGAAGCGGGTCATGTTCAACTCGGTCTACTCCCTCGGCGGCCCCGCCTGCGTCGTGAAGACCGTGGAGCTGATGTCCGGAGTCCGCGTGGACCACTTCGTCGAAGTGGACTTCGCCGGCTTCAAGGGCCTGGTCGACGCCCTCGGCGGGGTCACCGTCACCCTCGACCAGCCGATGAGCGGTGCCAAGGGCGGCCTCAAGCTCGACGCGGGCACGCACCGGCTGAACGGCACCGACTCGCTGAAGTTCGTCCGGACCCGCTACGGCTACGGCGACGGCAGCGACCTCGGACGCATCGGCCTCCAGCAGCAGTTCATGCTCGCCATGCTGACGGAGATCAAGAAGCAGGACGCCCTCGGCAACCCGGCCCGGCTGTACAAGCTGGCCGACGCGGGAACCAAGTCGCTGACCACCGACTCCGATCTGGCGTCCCTCACCGCGCTGTCCGACTTCGCGCGGAGCATGAAGGCCGTGGACCCGGCGACGATGGAGACCATCATGCTGCCGGTGGCCTACGACAAGGTCGACCCGAACCGCGTGGTCGTCGCAGAACCGCAGGCCGGTCAACTGTGGGAGGCCCTGCGCACCGACCAGAAGGTCCCGGCCTCCGCGAAGAAGTCCCCCGCCAAGGGCGGCACGGCCGCCAAGCCGTAGCCGCGTCGGGCCGGGCGAGGCTCCGACGACACTCCTGCGTACCACCTCGTACGACCGGGCCCCGGCGGGCTGCTGCCCGCCGGGGCCCGGTCGTACGAGGATGACCTCTAGCGCTGTTTCTCGTGGTGCGGGTCGAGGCCCACGCCCTCGCCCCGGCCCAGTCGACTGTGCTTGCGGCCGTACAGGTAGTACACGGCGATGCCGATGAGCATCCACACGACGAACCGCAGCCAGGTCTCGGCCGGCAGATTGAGCATCAGCCACACCGAGGCGGCGATCGACACGATCGGCACGAACGGCACCCACGGGGTCCGGAAGGCCCGGTGCAGGTCCGGGCGGGTCCGGCGCAGGATGATCACGCCGAGGGCGACGACCACGAAGGCGAACAGGGTGCCGATGTTCACCAGGGTGGCGAGTTCGTTGATGCTGGTGAATCCGGCGACGATCGCGATGATCACACCGAGCAGGATCGTCGGCCGGTACGGGGTGCGGAACCGCGGGTGCGTGCGCGAGAAGAAGCGCGGCAGCAGGCCGTCACGGCTCATCGCGAAGAACACGCGGGTCTGACCCAGCAGCAGGATCATGCAGACCGTGGTCAGGCCCACCGCGGCGCCGAAGCTGATGATGCCTCCGTACACCGGATGTCCGGCGGATTTGAAGGCGTCGGCCAGCGGCGCGCTCACCGACAGCTCGGTGTAGTGCTGCATGCCGGTCACCACGAGGGAGACCGCCACGTACAGCACCGTGCAGATCAGCAGCGAGCCGAGGATGCCGCGCGGCATGTCGCGCTGCGGCAGTTTGGTCTCCTCGGCGGCGGTGGCGACCACGTCGAAGCCGATGAAGGCGAAGAACACGACGGAGGCCGCGGTGAAGATGCCCATGACGCCGAAGTTGGTCGGCTCGTAACCGAAGATCAGCTGGACCAGTGGCGCGTCGAATCCCGCGCCGCCCTCCTGGGGCACCGCCTCCGGGATGAACGGCTTGTAGTTGCTGCCCGTGATGAAGAACAGGCCCGCGATGATCACGATGAGCACCACCGTGACCTTGATCGCCACGACGATCGCGGTGATGCGCGCGGACAGCTTCACGCCGATGACGAGGACCACCGTCAGGACCAGGACCAGCAGGAACGCGAGCAGGTCGAAGGTGCCGCCCGGCACGTCCGGCCCCTCCAGGGCCGCGGGTAGATGGATGCCGGCGTTGTCCATCAACGAACGGACGTACCCGGACCAGCCGACCGCGACGACCGCGGTGCCCAGCGCGAACTCCAGCACCAGGTCCCAGCCGATGATCCAGGCGGGAAGCTCGCCGATCGAGGCGTAGGAGAAGGTGTACGCCGAACCGGCGACCGGGACGGTCGAGGCGAACTCGGCGTAGCACAGGGCGGCGAGCCCACACACGATGCCGGCGGCCACGAACGCCAGGGCAGTGGCCGGGCCGGCGTTCTCCTTGGCGACCTTGCCGGTGAGGACGAAGATGCCGGTGCCGATGATGACACCGACGCCGAAGACCATCAGGTCCCAGGAGGAGAGCGACTTGCGGAGGGCGTGTTCGGGCTCCTCCGTGTCGCGGATGGACTGTTCCACCGACTTGGTGCGGAAGGGACTGTTGCGATCCGTGCTCACCGACGCACCTCCGAAAGGTGACGCGTACGCGAAACGGGCCGGGAGGCCCACCCTTAAAGGGTGATCTCCCGGCCCGTCGGACGCAACCGCGCGTCGGGGGCTCGACGGCCCGTCGACTAGTCGACGGTGGCGGCCGGCTCGCTGTCGTAGCGCCCGTCCAGCTTGGCGACCAGGCCGGTCACCTGCCGGGCGATGTCCGGGGCGGTCAGGCCGATCTCGGCCAGGATCTCCTTGCGCAGCGCGTGGTCGAGGAAGCGCTGCGGGATGCCGAAGTCCCGCAGCGGTACATCGACGCCCGCGTCCCGCAGGGCCTGCGAGACGGCGGCGCCCACGCCGCCGGTGCGGCCGTTGTCCTCGACGGTGACGACGACCCGGTGCCGCTCCGCGAGCGGGGCCAGGGCCTCGTCCACGGGCTTGACCCAACGGGGGTCGACCACGGTCGTGGAGATGCCCTGCTTGTCCAGCAGATCGGCGATCTCCAGGCACATCGGGGCCAGGGCGCCGACGGAGACGAGCAGTACGTCCGGACGGGTGACCTCGGGGGCCGGGGTGCGCAGCACGTCCATGCCGCCGATCCTGCCGACGGCCGGCACGGCCGGGCCGACGACTCCCTTGGAGTAGCGCACGACGGTCGGCGCGTCCTTGACCTCGACGGCCTCGCGCAGTTGGGCGCGCAGCTGCTCGGCGTCGCGCGGGGCGGCGAGCCGCAGGCCGGGCACGACCTGGAGGATCGACATGTCCCACATGCCGTTGTGGGAGGCGCCGTCGTCACCGGTGACGCCCGCGCGGTCCAGGACGAAGGTGACCCCGCACTTGTGCAGGGCGACGTCCATCAGCACCTGGTCGAAGGCGCGGTTGAGGAAGGTCGCGTACACGGCGAAGACCGGGTGGACCCCGCCGGTGGCCAGTCCGGCGGCCGAGGTGGCGCCGTGCTGCTCCGCGATGCCCACGTCGAAGATGCGCCCGGGGAAGGCGTCCGCGAACTTCTTCAGGCCGACCGGCTGGAGCATGGCCGCGGTGATCGCGACGATGTCCGCGCGCTCCTGGCCGAGCTTGACCATCTCGTCGGCGAAGACGGAGGTCCAGCTGGCGGCCGCCGTCTTGACCGGGAGGCCGGTGTCCGGGTGGATGACGCCGACCGCGTGGAAGCGGTCGGCCTCGTCCTGGACGGCCGGCTGGTAGCCGCGGCCCTTCTGGGTGAGGCAGTGCACGATGACCGGGCCGCCGAAGCGCTTGGCGCGCTGGAGCGCGGACTCCAGGGCCTCGATGTCGTGGCCGTCGATCGGGCCGACGTACTTCAGGCCGAGGTCCTCGAACATGCCCTGCGGGGCGATGAAGTCCTTGAGGCCCTTCTTGGCGCCGTGCAGGGTCTCGTAGAGCGGTTTGCCGACGACCGGCGTACGCTCCAGGAGGTCCTTGCCGCGGGCCAGGAAGCGCTCGTAGCCGTCCGTGGTGCGCAGGGTGGCCAGGTGGTTGGCGAGGCCGCCGATCGTGGGACCGTACGAGCGCTCGTTGTCGTTCACCACGATGACCAGCGGGCGGTCCTTGGCGGCGGCGATGTTGTTCAGCGCCTCCCAGGCCATGCCTCCGGTCAGCGCGCCGTCGCCGATGACGGCGGCGACGTGGTGGTCCTCGCGGCCCAGCACCTCGTTGGCCTTGGCCAGGCCGTCGGCCCAGCCCAGCACGGTGGAGGCGTGGGAGTTCTCGATGACGTCGTGCTCGGACTCGGCGCGCGAGGGGTAGCCGGACAGGCCGCCCTTGGTGCGCAGGCCGCCGAAGTCCTGGCGGCCCGTGAGCAGCTTGTGGACGTAGGCCTGGTGGCCCGTGTCGAAGAGGACCTTGTCCTTCGGCGAGTCGAAGACCCGGTGCAGGGCGATCGTCAACTCGACGACACCGAGGTTGGGGCCGAGGTGCCCGCCGGTCTTGGAGACGGCGTCGACGAGGAAGGACCTGATCTCGGCGGCGAGCTGTTCGAGCTCCTCCTGGCTGAGCCGGTCCAGATCGCGCGGTCCCTTGATGCGGGTCAGCAGCACCCGTGCCTCCTTGCAGTTGCTTGCTGGTCTGTCGAGTCTAATGTTCCGCTCGCGACGAGCGTCATCGGGCGGTACCGGGTGGGTCACGCCTTTGTCATACCTGTACACCTGATCGCCAAATCACACATCCCAAACGGGTGTATACCCGCACAGTTGTACCCACGAATGTACGCACGAGCGCCCGGCACCACTGGAAGTGGCACCGGGCACTGTGACGGGTCTTACCGCCGGGTACTGCCTGGGACGAAGGTCAGGCGCGTCCGGCCGTCTTCTGGGTCTTGCGGGTGACCGAGTCGATCACGACCGTGGCCAGCAGGACCGCACCCGTGATCATGTACTGGATCGGGGTGGCGATGCCCTCCAGGGCCAGACCGTACTGGATGGAGGTGATGACCATGACGCCCAGGAGGGCGTTCCAGGTCCGGCCCCGGCCACCGAAGAGGCTGGTGCCGCCGATGACGGCCGCGGCGATCACGTTCATCAGCAGGTCGCCGGCGCCGGCGCTCTGGTTGGCGGCCGCGATCTTGGAGGCCCAGAAGAGCCCTCCGACGGCGGCGAAGGTGCCGGCGATGGCGAAGACCGTGATCCGCACCCGGTTCACGTTGATGCCGGCGCGCCGGGAGGCCTCGACGCTGCCGCCGAGCGCGAACACCTGACGGCCGAAGGAGGTGCGCCGCAGGAGGAAGTCCGTGCCGACGAGGGCCAGCAGGAAGAGCACCACCGCGAGCGGCAGACCCTTGTACTGGTTGAACACGACGGCGGGACCGAAGGTGAACACCGCGAGGACGCCGGTGCGCAGCAGGATCTCGGTGAGCGGCCGGGCGGGGACGCCCGCGGCCTGCCGGCGCCGGTTGTCGAAGTAGGTGGCCAGGAAGTATCCGACCACGGCCAGGGCCGCGAGGCCGTAGCCGACCGCCACGTCCGAGAAGAAGTACGTGGTCAGCTGACCGACGACGCCCTCGGAGTCGAGGTTGATGGTGCCGTTGCTGCCGAGGATCTGCAGCATCGCGCCGGACCAGAACAGCAGGCCCGACAGGGTGACGGCGAAGGCCGGGGCGCCGATCCGGGCGAAGAAGAAGCCGTGGATCGCGCCGATGAGGGCGCCGCCCGCGACGGCGGCGAGGATCGCGAGCCACTCGTTCACGCCGTGGGTGACGGCGAGGACGGCGACGATCGCTCCCGACACACCGCTGACCGAGCCGACCGAGAGGTCGATCTCGCCGAGCAGCAGCACGAAGATGATGCCGACGGCCATCATGCCGGTGGCGACCATCGTGATCGCGATGTTGGTCAGGTTCTCGGGGCCGAGGAAGTTCGAGTTCAGGCTCTGGAAGATGCTCCAGATGACGATCAGGCCGACGACGACCGGGAGGGATCCCAGGTCGCCCGCCTTCATCTTGCGGCCGAACTCGCTCAGGTAGCCGGCGAAGCCCTGCTCGCGCACGAGCAGGCGGGGGTCGACGGCCGGGATGGCATCGGCCGCCGCCGCCGGGTTGACCGGGTCCACGTGCCCGACGCGGTCGGCCGGGCCCTTGTCCAGCGGTCCGGCGGCAGGGTTCTGGGTGCTCACTTGCGGGCCTCCCCGGTGCGGGCCGCCCGGCGGGTCACGGCGTTGTCCGTGGCACCGGTGATGGCGGAGATGATCTCTTCCTGCGAGGTGTCGGCGACACTGAAGACGCCGTTGTTGCGGCCGAGCCGCAGAACCGCCACCTTGTCGGCGACGGCCTTCACATCGGCCATGTTGTGGCTGATGAGGATGACGGCGTGACCGCGTTCGCGCAGCCGCTCCACCAGGTCGAGGACCTGTGCGGTCTGCTCGACGCCGAGGGCGGCGGTGGGCTCGTCGAGGATGACCAGCTTGGGCTCGCCGAGCATCGAGCGGGCGATCGCCACGGTCTGGCGCTGACCGCCGGAGAGCGAGGCGATCGGGATGCGGACACTGGGGATCCGGATCGACAGGGTGGTCAGGAGCTCGCGGGCGCGGCGCTCCATCTCCACCTCGTCGAGGATGCCGCGGCGCTTGAGCTCGCGGCCCAGGAAGAGGTTGCCGACAACGTCGATGTTGTCGCACAGCGCGAGGTCCTGGTAGACCGTCGCGATGCCCAGGTTCTGGGCGTCGTGGGGCTTGCCGATCGAGACCGGGCGGCCCTCCCACTCGATGACCCCGTCATCGATGGGGTGCACGCCGGCGATGGTCTTGACCAGCGTGGACTTGCCGGCGCCGTTGTCACCGACGAGGGCGACCACCTCGCCGGAGTGGATCTCGAGTTCTACGTCGGTCAGGGCCTGAACGGCGCCGAACCGCTTCGAGACCCCTCGCAACGCCAGCACGGGCGCAGCGGACACATGAACCATCTCCTTCGCCGCCTGACCGGCGGGGATGTCGTGCAAAAGAGCAGGAACGCGAATGGGGGGTGGGACGGGTGGAGCGTGGGGTGGAGCGTGGAGCAAACGTTTCTGCCCGGCGCCCCGCGGTGGCGGGGAAGAGAAGGGCGGGGCGCCGGACAGGCGTGGGGGTCGGCTCGCCTCGAAGACTCGAAGAGCGGAGCGACGGGGCCTTACTTCAGGCCGAGGGTGGTGCAGTTGGCCGCGTACTTGTCGGTGCAGATCTCGTCGGCCGTGTAGACGCCGTCCTTGATGACGGTGTCCTTGATGTTGTTCTTGGTGAGCGAGACGACCGGGATCAGCACGGACGGGACGCCCTTGGTGGTCGGGCTGTCGACCTTCTGGTTGATGATTCCGTCGATCTTCTCGCCCTTGGCGAGGGCGACGGCCATCTCGGCCGCGGCGGCGGCCTCCGGGGCGTACGGCTTGTACACGCTCATGAACTGCTCACCGGCGACGATGCGCTGCACACCGGCGAGTTCGGCGTCCTGACCGGTGACCGGGGGCAGGGGGGACAGGCCGGCCGCCTTGAGGGCGGTGATGATGCCGCCGGCCATGCCGTCATTGGCGGAGTAGACGCCGATGACCTTGTCCTTGCCGATCGCGGAGAGCGCGCCCGCCATGTTGGTGTTGGCGTTCTCCGGCTTCCACTCCTTGGTGTCGTACTCCTTGCCGACGTTCACCTTGCCGTCGAGGACGGAGTGCGCGCCCTTCTTGAACAGGGCGGCGTTCGGGTCGGTGACGGAGCCGTTCATCATGACGATCTGGCCGTCCTTGGCCTTGTCGCCCAGCGCCTCCAGGAGCGCCTTGCCCTGGACCTTGCCGACCTCTTCGTTGTCGAAGGAGGTGTAGGCGTCGATCGGGCCCTCGGCGAGGCGGTCGTAGGCCACGACCGGGATGCCGGCGTCCTTGGCCCGCTTGACGGAACCGGCGATGGCCTTGGCGTCCACGGCGTCGATGATCAGGACGTTCACCTTGTTGGTGATCATCGTGTCGACCTGCGAGTTCTGCGTGGTCGCGTCCTGCTTGGCGTTCGCGTAGACGACCTCGGCCTTGCCGCCCGTGAGGTCGGCGACCTTCTTCTCGATCAGCGGCTTGTCGAACTTCTCGTAGCGCGCGGTCTGGTTCTCCGGGAGGAGCAGACCGATCTTTATCGCGTCACCCTTGGCGGCGCCCGAGTCCTTCGGCTTGTCGCCGGCCTCCTTCGCACTGCCACAAGCGGCAAGCGATACGGCCATGGCGCCGGCGGCGACGGCTACGGCGGCTCTACGCATACGAGTGTTCATTACTTGAACCTCCCTGACGAGGCCGCAACACTGCGGCCGAGGTGGATGTGA of the Streptomyces sp. NBC_01426 genome contains:
- a CDS encoding rhamnogalacturonan acetylesterase encodes the protein MTYAPGPGQEQHRPRIFVAGGSNSVHRPYSFLPMAGWTQALPLFLHEAVEVVNCSRARASSKSFRERGRLQWILDTMRPGDYLLFGFGQTDWKPDPGLHTEPFSTFLEHMTAYVHGTRERGAHPVILLPYERRRIDRHGNVARFLGDYPVAARQLAEDEHVPVVDLYEQSLQWWEELGPEASKAVFTYLRPGEPLQEHVLDGDNVHLRAEGAIECARFIARSMLEQGVIPAHWGRDLDRTRFSYEELGWLDEETFWHRTKTRVSKMPGAPAGAPANKESGA
- a CDS encoding Ig-like domain-containing protein yields the protein MNHLLGRGRALGSDPSQGAAYAGLYSSADPRLGVAPGEVVQFGLSVAVDRTGSRGCAYLLAAPLTAAGEIVGLQGLEYFPRQRWFRVRAEAGETGTGVLQLRAAENAKAPRIRPQIMVGVPDATGRKMVRTARLDTQALPLRRPAARGLRIATEPNTPGAVHVLSGAPAGSAAVSVTRPGHGDAQLSYDGWVTYTPDPGFVGYDRFAYVVGTPGAGEQTSHVNVFVGELAATPGAFPEHTTDVAFRPWQWPELTGEMPWPVPAPQRSPQN
- a CDS encoding glycosyltransferase family 2 protein, with protein sequence MNTAVVNVIDVTVAVRVRDQAAELDACLASLVGQSIGTDRLEIIAVDDGSTDDSGSVLARAAHQYPFLRMGLVTHGQSPAAARNWALSQVRGRYVIFLEACDRLAPDALERMVTAADTNEADVVLGKLESSGRHTVATSMFRKNQPYTDVDASRVYWSLTPDKLFRTSMLQRRGLAFPTDMLIGDDQAFTAAAFIGADNVSVVGDATCVVKGASPASPAGLADRVALVSRMLALVDAQVPEGPRRDRLHSRHLEVELGKATAAALLSATDPTEAEQALWAAAEVLRTQARAGALALLPRTLAVRFALLAQGRIAEARSMAAFEADKNRPGVRKTVEGGRVYTGLPFFRDPQVGLPDELFDITDDMTVSHELQKLRWDGAMLLLDGYGFFEQLSTKERATRVVLRERTTGAQETYAVTARRDDTLTNAKGNARAMGRFSARINLAQTAIGRPLPPGIWEVHLAVSFEGVSQEVRLGPKRAAEVDPTARMPVRVAASPDAPETELVATLFYTETGGLCVEVAQRFPVPGRG
- a CDS encoding LCP family protein; its protein translation is MIDRPSAPAPASSPVSRRKPRRGRRVLWIVLSVAALLVLAVGGAGWWTYSHLNSNISSVDLNQAIGDNRPKKVVENAQNVLVLGSDSRAGANGDLDHGDVSGARSDTAMLVHIPEGRSRATAVSIPRDTLISRPECKDNDGGTAPAAKRVMFNSVYSLGGPACVVKTVELMSGVRVDHFVEVDFAGFKGLVDALGGVTVTLDQPMSGAKGGLKLDAGTHRLNGTDSLKFVRTRYGYGDGSDLGRIGLQQQFMLAMLTEIKKQDALGNPARLYKLADAGTKSLTTDSDLASLTALSDFARSMKAVDPATMETIMLPVAYDKVDPNRVVVAEPQAGQLWEALRTDQKVPASAKKSPAKGGTAAKP
- a CDS encoding amino acid permease yields the protein MSTDRNSPFRTKSVEQSIRDTEEPEHALRKSLSSWDLMVFGVGVIIGTGIFVLTGKVAKENAGPATALAFVAAGIVCGLAALCYAEFASTVPVAGSAYTFSYASIGELPAWIIGWDLVLEFALGTAVVAVGWSGYVRSLMDNAGIHLPAALEGPDVPGGTFDLLAFLLVLVLTVVLVIGVKLSARITAIVVAIKVTVVLIVIIAGLFFITGSNYKPFIPEAVPQEGGAGFDAPLVQLIFGYEPTNFGVMGIFTAASVVFFAFIGFDVVATAAEETKLPQRDMPRGILGSLLICTVLYVAVSLVVTGMQHYTELSVSAPLADAFKSAGHPVYGGIISFGAAVGLTTVCMILLLGQTRVFFAMSRDGLLPRFFSRTHPRFRTPYRPTILLGVIIAIVAGFTSINELATLVNIGTLFAFVVVALGVIILRRTRPDLHRAFRTPWVPFVPIVSIAASVWLMLNLPAETWLRFVVWMLIGIAVYYLYGRKHSRLGRGEGVGLDPHHEKQR